In a single window of the Natronosalvus caseinilyticus genome:
- a CDS encoding RsmB/NOP family class I SAM-dependent RNA methyltransferase, with amino-acid sequence MEPLERYRPIVDDFEAFRAACERPLGIAVRVNTIKASVERAIATLEHDGIAYEQAAWNPRVLRLETDSPGSTWASFHGFVHTQEEVSAVPPVVLDPEPGETVFDACAAPGGKATQLAALMADRGTVVANDSNLGRLSALRFNAERLGATSLAVTHQDARNFSFAPLAVDQFDHALVDAPCSCEGTIRKNPTTLEDWSEDHVHSVAGIQKGILRRAVQATCTGGTVVYSTCTFAPEENEAVVQHVLDAEDCRVVDVDLDPNLEYAPGVTEWNDETYDSSLERALRIYPHHNDTGGFFVAKLEVGA; translated from the coding sequence ATGGAGCCACTCGAGCGGTACCGGCCGATAGTCGACGACTTCGAGGCGTTTCGGGCGGCCTGTGAGCGGCCGCTCGGAATCGCCGTCCGGGTGAACACGATCAAGGCCTCCGTCGAACGGGCAATAGCGACCCTCGAGCACGACGGCATCGCCTACGAGCAGGCGGCGTGGAATCCGCGGGTACTCCGCCTCGAGACCGACTCGCCGGGGTCGACGTGGGCCTCGTTTCACGGGTTCGTCCACACGCAAGAGGAGGTCTCCGCGGTGCCGCCCGTCGTCCTCGACCCCGAGCCCGGCGAGACCGTGTTCGATGCCTGCGCGGCCCCCGGCGGCAAGGCGACCCAGCTGGCCGCGCTGATGGCCGATCGGGGCACGGTCGTCGCCAACGACAGCAACCTCGGCCGCCTCTCGGCGCTTCGGTTCAACGCCGAGCGCCTCGGCGCGACGTCGCTGGCTGTCACTCACCAGGACGCGCGGAATTTCTCGTTCGCGCCGCTGGCCGTCGACCAGTTCGATCACGCGCTCGTCGACGCCCCCTGTTCGTGTGAAGGGACGATTCGCAAAAATCCGACGACGCTCGAGGACTGGTCCGAGGATCACGTCCACTCGGTGGCGGGCATTCAGAAGGGAATTCTCCGGCGAGCGGTGCAGGCGACCTGTACTGGCGGTACCGTGGTCTACTCGACGTGTACGTTCGCGCCGGAGGAGAACGAGGCGGTCGTGCAGCACGTTCTCGATGCCGAGGACTGTCGCGTCGTCGACGTGGATCTCGACCCAAACCTCGAGTACGCCCCCGGCGTCACCGAGTGGAACGACGAGACCTACGACTCGAGCCTTGAGCGAGCGCTCCGCATCTATCCGCACCACAACGACACCGGCGGCTTCTTCGTCGCGAAACTGGAGGTGGGCGCCTGA
- a CDS encoding DUF7122 family protein, producing MADDLETNVGQQFDRLPATDADRTVEGRASREAVLEYFEDRFGIPPETFEEHTFWEKGAGKIWIYGGESPSPAEIEALGMTCLRTRQDHWKPTTDFVQRFGRHATRCVVDLSDAEATRFAAGEDQSLEWDGDWGYLIAAHDVDGDREPIGVGLYLHDELRSMIPKGRRRSL from the coding sequence ATGGCCGACGACCTCGAGACGAACGTCGGTCAGCAGTTCGATCGGCTTCCGGCAACGGACGCCGACCGGACCGTCGAGGGTCGGGCCTCGCGCGAAGCGGTGCTCGAGTACTTCGAGGACCGATTCGGCATCCCGCCGGAGACGTTCGAGGAACACACGTTCTGGGAGAAAGGAGCCGGGAAAATATGGATCTACGGCGGGGAGAGCCCGTCACCGGCCGAAATCGAGGCCCTGGGGATGACCTGCCTGCGAACGCGACAGGACCACTGGAAACCGACGACGGATTTCGTACAGCGATTTGGGCGTCACGCGACCCGATGTGTCGTCGACCTCTCGGACGCGGAAGCGACCCGATTCGCCGCTGGCGAGGACCAGTCGCTCGAGTGGGATGGCGACTGGGGATATCTCATCGCCGCACACGACGTCGACGGCGACCGCGAACCGATAGGCGTCGGTCTGTACCTGCACGACGAACTCAGGTCGATGATTCCGAAGGGAAGACGGCGGTCGCTCTAA
- a CDS encoding HalOD1 output domain-containing protein, protein MTETSSPQIRAGTTESYSVQFDRLDDEPLSVTVADAVATFTGLDVTELDPLHYAIDADALERLFEPRAEGIRSDGTVSFAYNECLVTVSAGGEIDVESLDG, encoded by the coding sequence ATGACTGAAACATCTTCGCCACAAATTCGGGCTGGAACGACTGAATCGTACTCGGTTCAATTCGATCGACTGGACGACGAACCGCTGAGCGTCACCGTCGCCGACGCCGTAGCGACGTTTACCGGACTCGACGTCACGGAACTCGACCCGCTTCACTACGCGATCGACGCCGACGCGCTCGAGCGCCTCTTCGAGCCCCGCGCGGAGGGGATTCGATCCGACGGAACAGTTTCGTTTGCGTACAACGAGTGTCTCGTGACCGTCTCCGCTGGTGGCGAAATCGACGTCGAGTCACTCGACGGCTGA
- a CDS encoding PAS domain-containing protein encodes MESMRHAMEAATGTVLAVGTASWLEGVGQPPESENAEGERTWAGEDKSQRADRPMNVYGPVSAVEEQPPELESLEAVDCVLTDDVETVSAASATLEDVPVVVGPPADRSTLLDRGRSGDDPLAAHLEAALDAGANDVVDVTTADHPELLRRRLAAVLERQRATTAAAEANTWCRTLIEKSQSLFLVLDDGGRVTFAGPSTPHVVGADPNVLVDQALDERIHYDDRDSFYRAFEAVREADAGASKTCEYRYRHADETWRVHEAILTNRLEDPAVDGIVVSARDITDYRRIERELNESFDRVTDAFFSLDTDGEFTYLNDRAEELLETSKEAILGRSFVDVFPEAEGGDFQREAIAALESQEARTIESYYEPFDRWIEARMYPSPTGLSIYFRDVSRRVRREQALVERSERLQVLVENVPVVLFVIDDDGTFTLSEGRGLERIGVEPGSVVGQSIYDVYAEYPSVIGDVNRALGGESVHSFQRINGRIFETWYRPVVTGGTVERIIGIGVDVTERRQYDETINTLYEATQHLLTVESKQTACEYIVDVATDVLNLENVVVFRFDDRENELVPAAYTTDLLTDIGSPPRFGPNDSIVWQTFVEGESNVFDDVRASTHVYDEETAVRSGLFVPLGEHGVLATLSTEEGQFTEETADLAQVFGATAEAALDRISRTQRLHEREQELKRQNEYLERLNEASSLREEIESLLLRAGSRDEIEAGLCDRLTDLEDCSYAWIGEPDPGGNEILVRHEAGYGHGYLESVTVTAVDDPAAEPAGRTARTLEPTNVDNVAQDLRHGAWRTEALSRDFQSVYAVALVYDDFLYGVLTLYSTDRTGFDEPTRSVLDDFGETVAYAINAVQRKQALLGGATTEVELEVTSETPLAVLSRVANARVELEGIIQQDDGTSTVFASVDSDVEPDVLDSIETVTDGTIISRTDDRTVVQLELTEPFLAAIVDGHGGLLRSFTTHPETGTRTTLEIPNAVAVREVLAEMNRRGLSASMVARRERSGENDRLAGDPRTRERDRFLSLLTDRQREVVQTAYHGGFFEWPRETTGEELAGSLGISPPAFHNHVRSAERKLFTAVFDHEWSGVN; translated from the coding sequence ATGGAGTCTATGCGCCACGCGATGGAAGCGGCGACGGGAACGGTGCTGGCCGTCGGCACCGCGTCCTGGCTCGAGGGCGTCGGCCAACCGCCCGAATCCGAGAATGCCGAGGGCGAGCGGACGTGGGCTGGCGAAGACAAGAGCCAGCGAGCCGATCGCCCTATGAACGTCTACGGCCCGGTTTCGGCCGTCGAAGAGCAGCCGCCGGAACTCGAGTCGCTCGAGGCGGTCGACTGCGTCCTCACCGACGACGTCGAGACCGTTTCGGCCGCCTCCGCGACGCTCGAGGACGTACCCGTAGTCGTCGGCCCGCCAGCCGATCGATCGACCCTCCTCGACCGCGGTCGAAGCGGAGACGATCCGCTGGCGGCACACCTCGAGGCAGCACTCGACGCCGGGGCGAACGACGTCGTCGACGTCACAACGGCCGACCACCCGGAGCTACTTCGACGACGCCTCGCGGCCGTTCTCGAGCGCCAGCGAGCGACGACTGCCGCAGCGGAAGCGAACACGTGGTGTCGGACGTTGATCGAGAAGTCGCAGTCGCTATTTCTGGTCCTGGACGACGGCGGGCGAGTAACCTTTGCCGGACCCTCCACGCCCCACGTCGTCGGCGCCGACCCCAATGTGCTCGTCGACCAGGCGCTCGACGAACGGATTCACTACGACGACCGCGATTCGTTTTACCGGGCATTCGAGGCCGTCCGCGAGGCAGACGCCGGTGCGTCGAAAACGTGCGAGTATCGGTACCGACACGCCGACGAAACCTGGCGCGTCCACGAGGCGATCCTCACGAACCGACTCGAGGACCCGGCCGTGGACGGGATCGTCGTTTCGGCGCGAGACATCACGGACTACCGGCGGATCGAGCGCGAGCTGAACGAGTCGTTCGACCGCGTCACCGACGCGTTCTTTTCACTCGACACGGACGGAGAATTCACGTACCTCAACGATAGAGCCGAAGAGCTCCTCGAGACGTCGAAAGAGGCGATCCTGGGCCGGTCGTTCGTCGACGTCTTCCCGGAGGCCGAGGGCGGTGACTTCCAGCGGGAAGCGATCGCGGCCCTGGAGTCACAGGAGGCGCGAACGATCGAGAGCTACTACGAACCGTTCGATCGGTGGATCGAAGCCCGAATGTATCCGTCACCGACGGGGCTGTCGATTTACTTCAGAGACGTGTCGAGACGAGTTCGACGCGAACAGGCGCTCGTCGAGCGGTCCGAGCGATTACAGGTACTGGTCGAAAACGTCCCCGTCGTCCTGTTCGTCATCGACGACGACGGGACGTTCACCCTCTCGGAGGGGCGCGGTCTCGAGCGAATCGGGGTCGAACCCGGGTCGGTCGTTGGCCAGTCGATATACGACGTGTACGCCGAGTATCCGTCGGTTATCGGCGACGTCAACCGAGCGCTCGGTGGCGAGTCAGTCCACAGCTTTCAGCGGATCAATGGTCGAATCTTCGAGACGTGGTACCGGCCGGTGGTGACCGGCGGGACGGTCGAACGGATCATCGGCATCGGCGTCGACGTCACCGAACGACGGCAGTACGACGAAACGATCAACACGCTGTACGAAGCGACCCAGCACCTGCTGACGGTCGAATCGAAACAGACCGCCTGTGAGTACATCGTCGACGTCGCCACCGACGTTTTGAACCTGGAAAACGTCGTCGTGTTCCGATTCGACGACCGGGAGAACGAACTCGTTCCGGCCGCGTACACGACGGACCTCCTGACCGACATCGGTTCGCCACCCCGGTTTGGACCGAACGACAGCATCGTCTGGCAAACGTTCGTCGAGGGTGAATCGAACGTCTTCGACGACGTTCGAGCGTCGACACACGTCTACGACGAGGAGACCGCCGTCAGAAGCGGACTCTTCGTCCCACTTGGCGAACACGGCGTGCTGGCGACGCTGTCGACCGAGGAGGGCCAGTTCACCGAGGAAACGGCCGACCTCGCGCAGGTGTTTGGCGCGACCGCCGAAGCCGCCCTCGACCGAATCAGTCGAACCCAGCGACTCCACGAACGCGAACAGGAACTCAAGCGCCAGAACGAGTACCTTGAGCGCCTGAACGAGGCGAGTTCTCTCCGCGAAGAGATCGAGTCGCTCCTGTTGCGTGCAGGCTCGAGGGACGAAATCGAGGCCGGGCTCTGTGACCGGCTCACGGACCTCGAGGACTGTTCGTACGCCTGGATTGGCGAACCAGACCCCGGCGGCAACGAGATACTGGTTCGCCACGAAGCCGGGTACGGCCACGGCTACCTCGAGTCGGTGACGGTGACGGCCGTCGACGATCCGGCCGCCGAACCGGCGGGTCGAACCGCTCGCACGCTCGAGCCGACGAACGTCGACAACGTCGCCCAAGACCTCCGGCACGGCGCCTGGCGAACCGAAGCCCTCTCGCGGGACTTCCAGAGCGTCTACGCCGTGGCGCTCGTCTACGACGACTTCCTGTACGGCGTCTTGACGCTCTACAGTACGGACCGAACGGGGTTCGACGAACCGACCCGATCCGTCCTGGACGACTTCGGCGAGACCGTCGCCTACGCGATCAACGCCGTACAGCGAAAACAGGCCCTCCTGGGCGGTGCAACGACCGAAGTCGAACTCGAGGTAACGAGCGAGACGCCGCTGGCAGTCCTCTCGCGCGTCGCGAACGCCCGCGTCGAACTCGAGGGGATTATTCAACAGGACGACGGCACATCGACCGTCTTCGCGAGCGTCGATAGTGACGTCGAACCCGACGTCCTGGACTCGATCGAGACGGTCACCGACGGGACGATCATCAGTCGAACCGACGACCGAACGGTGGTTCAGCTCGAACTGACGGAGCCGTTCCTCGCTGCCATCGTCGACGGTCACGGCGGTCTGCTCCGATCGTTTACGACCCACCCCGAGACGGGAACGCGAACGACGCTGGAGATTCCGAACGCCGTCGCCGTCCGCGAGGTTCTCGCCGAGATGAACCGACGAGGACTCTCGGCGTCTATGGTCGCCCGTCGGGAGCGGTCGGGCGAGAACGACCGCCTGGCCGGGGACCCGAGAACGCGCGAGCGCGATCGGTTCCTGTCGCTATTGACCGATCGCCAGCGAGAAGTCGTCCAGACCGCCTATCACGGTGGCTTCTTCGAGTGGCCGCGAGAGACCACGGGCGAGGAACTCGCCGGGTCGCTCGGGATCTCGCCACCGGCGTTTCACAACCACGTGCGATCGGCCGAGCGAAAGCTCTTCACTGCCGTTTTCGATCACGAGTGGAGCGGGGTTAACTGA
- a CDS encoding ubiquitin-like small modifier protein 1 produces MGAGTRTYKSERPLPRDVQLECVFFGPFREDTGETATEWEPNGETVHDLLVELEAAYPVLEGRLLDDEEGSLAGKTVVTKNKRDVRHLDGLGTELEDGDVYRLVPSVYGG; encoded by the coding sequence ATGGGCGCCGGAACCCGTACGTACAAGAGCGAACGACCCCTCCCTCGAGACGTGCAACTCGAGTGCGTCTTCTTCGGACCGTTTCGCGAAGACACCGGCGAGACGGCGACCGAGTGGGAACCAAACGGCGAGACCGTCCACGACTTGCTCGTCGAACTCGAGGCCGCCTATCCGGTGCTCGAGGGTCGCCTGCTCGACGACGAAGAGGGATCCCTCGCCGGGAAGACGGTCGTGACGAAGAACAAACGGGACGTCAGACACCTCGACGGCCTCGGGACGGAACTCGAGGACGGCGACGTGTATCGGCTCGTACCGTCGGTTTACGGGGGCTAA
- a CDS encoding aldehyde ferredoxin oxidoreductase C-terminal domain-containing protein, with product MRHARGPLLTVDVSDRTATTTDIDDVLERTVGGRATATALAHDRIPFDADPFGPENRAYLSTGPLQQSRMSFTGRMNMTGLSPLTDGLVSTNAGGYLSRNFVGTGISVLEVVGESDELLAVHVTDGGEDDEGDGGVQVEFEAVPELENALVPEISDYVADTRALGPEHCIAIGPAGENLVRFASVMTFDSRAFGRGGLGAVLGSKNVKCVTFEGDSAPDVEFPPVQMDVHREAAESDDLMKRQGTTGGTEFINDNFSLPTRYFRDYEFEHVADIGGNAVEAKKYKRAACSACAYGCKLPTRDEETGLETEGPEFETVYSFGSLQGMGDVVDVMKGNELCDTLGMDTISAGVTVAAYLESEDAFGDADLAHEITERIAYRDGIGDVLAEGVHRCHDELGVDDYTVKGMEFAAHDGRVLHGQGLSYAVANRGGDHMYAGMLSLEYSGELDPEGTLGKAETLVAEENSSAFRDTGIVCAFGGDYVTDERLEELFDADYEDLMAVGARTVERERHFNNQRGFGVGDDRTPYDLPDLEAAVGEYYEARGWNDDGTVPAGRVDSVAPAAD from the coding sequence ATGCGCCACGCACGGGGTCCCCTGCTCACTGTCGACGTGAGCGACCGGACCGCAACCACGACCGACATCGACGACGTGCTCGAGCGAACCGTCGGCGGCCGCGCAACGGCCACCGCCCTCGCTCACGACCGCATCCCGTTCGACGCCGATCCGTTCGGCCCCGAGAACCGGGCGTACCTCTCGACGGGGCCGCTCCAGCAGAGCCGAATGTCCTTCACCGGCCGGATGAACATGACCGGCCTCTCACCGCTGACCGACGGCCTGGTCTCGACCAACGCCGGCGGCTACCTCTCCCGAAACTTCGTGGGAACGGGCATCAGCGTCCTCGAGGTCGTCGGCGAGAGCGACGAATTGCTCGCGGTTCACGTTACGGACGGCGGCGAGGACGACGAGGGCGATGGGGGCGTCCAGGTCGAGTTCGAAGCAGTCCCCGAACTCGAGAACGCGCTCGTCCCCGAAATCTCCGACTACGTGGCCGACACCCGGGCCCTCGGCCCCGAACACTGCATCGCCATCGGCCCCGCCGGCGAGAACCTCGTGCGCTTCGCGAGCGTGATGACCTTCGACTCGCGGGCGTTCGGCCGGGGCGGGCTCGGTGCCGTTCTGGGCTCGAAGAACGTCAAGTGCGTCACGTTCGAGGGCGATTCCGCGCCCGACGTCGAGTTCCCGCCGGTCCAGATGGACGTTCACCGGGAAGCCGCCGAGTCCGACGACCTGATGAAACGCCAGGGGACGACCGGCGGCACCGAGTTCATCAACGACAACTTCTCCCTGCCGACGCGGTACTTCCGGGACTACGAGTTCGAGCACGTGGCCGACATCGGCGGCAACGCCGTCGAGGCGAAGAAGTACAAGCGCGCGGCCTGTTCGGCCTGCGCCTACGGCTGTAAGCTCCCGACTAGGGACGAGGAGACGGGCCTCGAGACCGAGGGCCCGGAGTTCGAGACGGTCTACTCCTTTGGCTCCCTGCAGGGGATGGGCGACGTCGTCGACGTGATGAAGGGGAACGAACTCTGTGACACGCTGGGGATGGACACCATCTCCGCGGGCGTGACGGTCGCCGCCTACCTCGAGAGCGAGGACGCCTTCGGCGACGCCGATCTCGCCCACGAGATCACCGAACGAATCGCCTACCGCGACGGCATCGGCGACGTACTCGCCGAGGGCGTCCACCGCTGTCACGACGAGCTGGGCGTCGACGACTACACCGTCAAGGGGATGGAGTTCGCCGCTCACGACGGGCGCGTCTTGCACGGACAGGGGCTCTCGTACGCCGTCGCCAACCGCGGCGGGGACCACATGTACGCCGGCATGCTGAGCCTCGAGTACAGCGGCGAACTCGACCCGGAGGGCACGCTTGGCAAGGCCGAGACGCTGGTAGCGGAGGAGAATTCGTCGGCGTTCCGCGACACGGGCATCGTGTGCGCGTTCGGCGGCGACTACGTGACCGACGAGCGACTCGAGGAACTCTTCGACGCCGACTACGAGGACCTCATGGCCGTCGGCGCTCGCACGGTCGAGCGGGAGCGCCACTTCAACAACCAGCGCGGGTTCGGCGTGGGGGACGACCGGACTCCGTACGACCTGCCGGACCTCGAGGCCGCAGTGGGCGAGTACTACGAGGCTCGCGGCTGGAACGACGACGGGACGGTTCCGGCGGGGCGAGTCGATTCGGTCGCTCCCGCCGCGGACTGA
- a CDS encoding short-chain fatty acid transporter — MPSPFLFAILLSYLVFVAGMVFEGSGPLEMTTYWFDGFWAFLAFAMQMTLILMTGFVLAYHPRVNALLKGLTQLPSSGKQAVVLVGVFSMAVAWIHWGFSLILGAIFAREMGKTAHRNGMPVHYPLLCVAGYMGLGLTWHWGLSASAPLLLNTPENEFIEGGYIDGIVPASETIFSSYALLLTVSSIVVAAVFLYLLAPGAGRTRSITEFVDEQNLFDDSGAGSDTVPDGGIDTYETPAEKIDNSRLLGGLIALGGVVMVGYLLATEGLDAWNLNLVNFAFLFAGLLVFLRPAYYRERFGEAAEAAAGIILLFPFFAGIQGMMNASGLSSSIAEGLFAISSPETFPIIAWIAGGIVNLFVPSGGGEWIVLGPSVVEAAQGHGVPVGQATIAYAVGDAHTNLFNPFWALPLLAITGIKAREMFGYAIAMMLLLTPFLALALTFIPY, encoded by the coding sequence ATGCCGAGTCCGTTCCTGTTCGCGATTCTCCTGTCGTACCTCGTGTTCGTCGCCGGGATGGTTTTCGAGGGATCCGGTCCGCTCGAGATGACGACCTACTGGTTCGACGGGTTCTGGGCGTTCCTCGCGTTCGCGATGCAGATGACACTCATTCTGATGACGGGCTTCGTGCTCGCGTATCACCCGCGAGTGAACGCGTTGCTCAAAGGGTTGACCCAGCTTCCGAGTTCCGGGAAGCAAGCCGTCGTCCTCGTGGGCGTCTTCTCGATGGCCGTGGCGTGGATTCACTGGGGGTTCAGCCTCATCCTCGGAGCGATTTTCGCACGTGAGATGGGGAAGACGGCCCATCGGAACGGCATGCCGGTTCACTACCCGCTGCTGTGCGTCGCCGGGTACATGGGCCTCGGGCTGACCTGGCACTGGGGACTGTCGGCGTCGGCGCCGCTGTTGCTCAACACCCCCGAAAACGAATTCATCGAGGGGGGCTACATCGACGGAATCGTCCCGGCCAGCGAGACTATCTTCAGCAGCTACGCCCTCTTGCTGACGGTTTCCTCGATCGTCGTCGCCGCCGTGTTCCTGTACCTGCTCGCGCCGGGGGCGGGGCGGACGCGCTCGATCACGGAGTTCGTCGACGAGCAGAACCTGTTCGACGATTCGGGGGCCGGTAGCGACACCGTTCCCGACGGCGGCATCGACACGTACGAGACGCCGGCAGAGAAGATCGACAACAGTCGCCTCCTCGGTGGGCTGATCGCTCTCGGTGGCGTAGTCATGGTCGGCTACCTCCTCGCGACAGAGGGCCTCGACGCCTGGAACCTGAACCTCGTCAACTTCGCGTTCCTGTTCGCCGGCCTGCTCGTCTTCCTGCGTCCTGCCTACTATCGCGAACGATTCGGCGAGGCAGCGGAGGCCGCCGCCGGCATCATCCTGCTGTTCCCGTTCTTCGCCGGTATCCAGGGGATGATGAACGCCTCCGGGCTCTCCTCGTCGATTGCCGAAGGACTGTTCGCCATTTCGTCGCCCGAAACGTTCCCCATCATCGCGTGGATCGCCGGCGGCATCGTCAACCTCTTCGTGCCCTCCGGTGGCGGCGAGTGGATCGTCCTCGGTCCATCGGTCGTCGAAGCGGCGCAGGGCCACGGCGTCCCCGTGGGCCAGGCCACCATCGCCTACGCGGTCGGCGACGCGCACACGAACCTGTTCAACCCGTTCTGGGCGCTCCCGCTGCTCGCGATCACGGGGATCAAGGCGCGAGAGATGTTCGGCTACGCGATCGCGATGATGCTCCTGCTCACGCCGTTCCTCGCGCTCGCGCTCACGTTCATCCCGTACTGA
- a CDS encoding MFS transporter, protein MTGSGSTNDGYYYGWVVTTACFIGTFVIFGVSYSFGVFFEPLASDFDLSRGATSLVFSVQTLMIYVGAALFGGIADRYGVSRVMGAGVVLLALGLLWTSEANSITTLGLAYGVVTALGMGLIYVVSYATVPRWFERRRGFASGIASAGLGVGMVAVTPVATLLIARYGWRRAYLALVAGLVALLVVATVLIEDDPRERGVPASEFPAGYPETRSRSRGWLEQARDVVSIATGRRFLLVLVGWILVYGTLYVTLVHLVAHVTDLGLDARIGALALSIIGATTAASRLAIGFASDRLGRSRTFIGCSILMAVSMFALPVLSSPAGIVAFAAVFGTAYGGNGALLSPLTVDLFGPDDANALFGVVSLAFAVSGLLAPPLAGASYDLFGTYTPAFVAAGVAGLAGAALTGLATRKTDARPSAS, encoded by the coding sequence GTGACGGGGTCCGGTTCGACGAACGACGGCTACTACTACGGCTGGGTCGTGACGACAGCCTGCTTCATCGGCACCTTCGTCATCTTCGGCGTCTCGTACTCCTTCGGCGTGTTCTTCGAACCGCTGGCGAGCGACTTCGACCTCTCTCGAGGCGCGACGTCGCTCGTGTTCTCCGTACAGACCCTGATGATCTACGTCGGTGCGGCGCTCTTTGGCGGCATCGCCGACCGCTACGGCGTCAGTCGAGTCATGGGCGCTGGCGTGGTCCTGCTGGCGCTCGGGTTGCTCTGGACGAGCGAAGCGAACTCGATCACGACGCTCGGCCTCGCCTACGGCGTCGTCACGGCCCTCGGCATGGGGCTGATCTACGTCGTCTCGTACGCGACCGTTCCCCGGTGGTTCGAGCGCCGCCGCGGCTTCGCGAGCGGGATCGCCAGTGCCGGCCTGGGCGTCGGCATGGTCGCCGTCACGCCCGTTGCGACGCTCCTCATCGCCCGCTACGGCTGGCGACGCGCCTACCTCGCCCTCGTCGCGGGGCTAGTCGCCCTGCTCGTCGTCGCCACCGTACTGATCGAAGACGACCCGCGAGAGCGAGGGGTTCCGGCGAGCGAATTTCCCGCCGGCTACCCGGAGACGCGCTCGCGGTCGAGAGGGTGGCTCGAGCAGGCTCGAGACGTCGTGTCGATCGCCACCGGCCGCCGATTCCTCCTGGTGCTCGTCGGCTGGATACTCGTCTACGGGACCCTGTACGTGACGCTGGTCCACCTGGTGGCTCACGTCACTGACCTCGGACTCGACGCGCGAATCGGCGCGCTCGCGCTCTCGATCATCGGCGCCACGACCGCCGCCTCGCGACTGGCGATCGGATTCGCGTCGGACCGCCTCGGCCGGAGTCGGACGTTCATCGGATGCTCGATCCTGATGGCCGTCTCGATGTTCGCCTTACCCGTCCTGTCGTCGCCGGCCGGGATCGTCGCCTTCGCGGCCGTCTTCGGCACGGCCTACGGCGGGAACGGGGCACTCCTCTCGCCGCTCACCGTCGACCTGTTCGGTCCCGACGACGCCAACGCCCTCTTCGGCGTCGTCTCGCTCGCGTTCGCCGTCTCGGGACTGCTCGCCCCGCCGCTGGCCGGCGCGAGCTACGACCTCTTCGGGACGTACACGCCGGCGTTCGTCGCCGCCGGAGTCGCTGGTCTCGCGGGTGCGGCGCTCACTGGTCTGGCGACGCGGAAAACTGACGCTCGACCTTCGGCATCCTGA